The segment TGGTAGTGTAAATGTGTTCTTTGGTGATCTTTCTAGTACGGATTCAAAGGAACTTTATGATTATGAAAAATTGCGTAAAACATTTGAAGAATCTGGAGCACTTGACTCGGATAAAAAAGTTATAACTTATTGTGGCAGTGGTATTGCCGCAACGTGGAATGCACTGATCTTAAACAAACTCGGACAAAACAATGTTGCAATGTACGATGGATCAATGACGGAATGGGCAGATGACCCTAAACTTCCGTTGGATACAGTGGAAAAAGAAAAATAACACGCTGTATTGTTTTTGGATAAGCAGAAACAAAGAAAGATAGAATAATTCCTGATCGATTGACATTATCCAAAAATTGCTTCAATGTGATATCTAACAATTACATATTTTTAAATCCTTATCTAGAGAGGTGGAGGGAAATGGCCCTTTGAAACCTCGGCAACAGGTTCGCTAATTAGAATACTGTGCTAATTCCATCAAGCATACGCTTGAAAGATAAGAGAAGACGTAATCTTGTTATAGATTTTAAACTCTTTTCTTATCCGGGAAAGAGTTTTTTGTTTATTTTGTAGAAGGAGAGTGGAGTTCATGAAGTATGGATTTTGGTTACCTATTTTTGGTGGATGGCTTAGAAATGTTGAGGCTGAAAACATGCCTCCAACATATGATTATGCAAAGGAAGTAATACAATCTGCTGAAAAATGGGGATACGATACAACGTTAATCGCTGAATTATATTTAAATGATATAAAAGGAACAGATCAGGATTCTATCGAAGCTTGGTCAACTGCAGCCGCTTTAGCCGCAGTAACGGAAAAAATTGAAATTATGGCAGCCGTTCGTCCGGTTTTTCACAATCCCGCTGTAACAGCAAAAATGGCAGCTAATATTGATCATATTAGTAAAGGACGTTTTACCTTAAATGTTGTTTCGGGCTGGTGGGCTGAGGAAGCGAAACAATATGGCGGTGATTTTACAGAACATGATGAAAGGTACGACCGGACAACCGAATTTCTTGAGATCTTAAAGGGCTTATGGTCAGAAGAGAAATTTTCGTATGATGGCAAGTTTTACAAAATAGAGAATACGCAGCTTTCCCCTAAACCGGTTCAGCGTCCGAATCCTGTTTTATATGCAGGTGGTGAGAGTGAGAAGGGGAAACAGGTTATTTCGTCCCTATGTGATGCTTATATCCTGCATGGCCACACCGTAGAAGAAGCTGAGGCGAAAATTGCCGATATGAATGAACGAAGAAAGTCAGCTGGACCTGAGCCTCTACAATCAATTGGTATGGCAGCTTATGTCATTTGCCGGGATACGGAAGAAGAAGCACGTGCTGAATTAAATCGTATTACCACTGTAACAGATACAAGTGGTTATGCCGGATTCGAAGATTTTACCTCAAAGTCGGAATTGGAGCAACAGATTCAGTTGCAGGATTATTCTGTATCAAACCGGGGCTTGCGTCCAAATCTTGTGGGAACACCGGAGCAAATTGCAAAACAGGTTTTGGAGTTTGAAAGAGTTGGCGTTGATTTACTGTTATTACAATGTTCGCCACAGCTGGAAGAATTGGAACGTTTTTCAAAACAGGTTATGCCAAAGGTTGAGGAACTGCGAGCATCGTTAACAAACATATAATAGGGGGCGGATTTTGTGAGTAAAATATATGTGCTACACGAAAATAACGAATGGACAGATCATTTAATCAATAGATTAGAAGAGTTACAGCTTCCATATGAAGATTGGTTATTGGATAATGGCAAAGTTGACCTGACTTCTTTGCCACCAAATGGCGTTTTTTATAACCGGATGAGCGCTTCATCGCATACGCGCGGAAATCGCTTCGCACCGGAATTAACAAGTGCTGTTCTGTCTTGGTTGGAGCAGAACGAGAGAACAGTGATTAATGGAAGCCGTGCGCTTCAGTTAGAATTAAGTAAAGTGCTGCAGTATTTGGAGCTTGAAAAGTTCGGCATTAAAACGCCAAGAACTGTTGCCGCAGTTGGAAAAAATGAACTGTTAAAAGCAGCAGAATCATTTGAAGGAAAGAAATTCATTACGAAGCATAACCGTGCTGGAAAAGGTCTTGGTGTTAAACTTTTTCATTCAGTTGAAGCCTTGCAGCAATACGTGGAGGGGAAAGAATTTGAGGAGCCGGTTGATGGCGTTACCTTAATTCAGGAATATATTGAGTCACCAGAGTCTTTCATTACACGTTGTGAGTTTGTTGGTGGTAAGTTCCTATATGCAGTTCGTGTTGATACATCGGAAGGGTTTGAACTATGCCCGGCAGATGCCTGCTCGATTGAAGATCAGTTAGGAGAAGAGGAATTAGAACCATTTCAAGTAAGAGAAGGTTTTGATCATCCTGTCCTGGAAAATTATGAACGTGTGCTTGCAGCAAATGACATTAAAATTGCTGGAATCGAGTTTATTCAGGATAAAAATGGAGAAATTTATACGTATGATATTAATACGAATACCAATTACAACAGCGATGCCGAAGCAAAGAGTGGGAAATTTGGTATGCTGGAAGTAGCGAAGTATTTGGGAGAAGAATTGAAGAAAGTTAGAGGGGCAGTCCTTCAGGAATCATAGTATATAAAAGCACCTTCTCTTTAGCGGAAGGTGCTTTAATTATCAAGGGTGGTAAGAGCCCTCAATGGATGAGAAACTTAAGAGAGATTAGTGAAAAGAAATAATTACAATAAATATGAGTAATTTGCTCTATGTCTTTCAGCATCTAAAATTTAAAACGAAATTGGTGTATGCTTGAAAAGTGAAAGGAGAAATAATTATGCCGGGTTCTAAAGGGGAACGTACGCTGCAGAAACAATTTGGAACGATGAAGCGAGCTGCGGCGTTTTATGATAATCAGATGCTTGACCATATTAACCATGTAATGACAGTGTTTATGGAGAAACAGGAAATGGTATTCTTGTCCACGGCTGATGCAGGAGGGAATTGCGACTCTTCTTTTCGTGGGGGTCCACCGGGGTTTGTTCGTGTCATTAATGAAAAAACCATCATTTACCCAGAATATAAGGGAAATGGCGTAATGGCAAGTTTGGGAAACCTCCTGGAAAACCCTCATATCGGATTAATGTTTATCGATTTTTTCGAGCATTCCATCGGGCTGCATGTGAATGGGGACGCATCAATTCTTGAAAACGACCAATTGGCTTCATTGAAAATTCCAGAGGAACAAATGAATGACATCAAAGAAAAAGAGGGAGACAAACCAGAGCGCTGGGTTGTTATCAACGTCGAAGAAGCTTATATTCACTGTTCCAAACATATTCCAAAGTTTAAGCCGCTGGATAAGGAAATCCAGTGGGGGACAGATGATCAAAAACAAAAGGGCGGAGATTTTTTCAACGCAAAACAAAGTAAAAAAGATCAGAAATTGTAAAATTGACCTATTAATTTTAAACTCTTTTCATGCACTTCACACGGCATGCTGCTTGCGTATATCATGTCCAACAATAACCACAAAAAACAACTCCTCATATGTGGTTTCGCAGGCACTGAGGGGTCATTTTTCTTAAAGACTGCTTAAAAACCCTTTTTGATGGGGCCTCGGTCTATTTGGCCTATGATGCTGTCACATCACAGGTCTTTGTTATTTTTAAACCAGGGGGTTGCGGCCTTTTATGTTCAGGATCAAAAAATCTTGCATGAGCCAATGTGACCCAATATGTTCTCATTTTTCTTTAATCACTTACTTTCACATTATATGTTCGCAGCCAATAATCGATCTGACCAAGATGTGCAATTAGCTGTGGCCCTTTCATTAATTGTCCATACCAGGGTTCTTTAAATTCTTTCCCTTCGCTCCTTACAATAGCTTCCACTTTATCCCTGTTCATGAAATCAAATAGCGGCGCGTCCCTGTCCGCCAATATTTCATACATCCAGTTTACAACAGCTTTGGTATACGCTGGTTGAAACGTTCGTGGATACGGGCTTTTTTTCCGGTACAACACATCATCAGGCAATATACCTTCCATCGCTTTTCGTAAAATCCCCTTTTCCCTGCCATCAACCATTTTCATGTCCCAAGGAATATTCCAAACATATTCTACCAACTTATGATCTGCAAAAGGCACTCTGACTTCCAGACTTGCTCCCATACTCATACGATCTTTGCGATCCAGTAATTGCGCCATAAACCAGTGCATATTTAAATAGAATAACTCTCTTCGCCGAGCATCCTCTTCATTTTCCCCGTCCAGACGAGGTGTCTCCGCAATAGTTTCCTTATACTGGTCATGCACATATGTCTTTAAATCCAACTTACTCTGCCACTCGGAATGAAGCAGATTAATCCTCGAATCCAATGAACGCATCCAGGGAAAACCACCTTTCCCTGAGCCCTTAGGATCATGAAACCAAGGATACCCACCGAAAATTTCATCTGCACACTCTCCTGACAGACTCACTGTCGTATGCCGCTTAATTCGATGGCAAAACCATAACATAGAAGAATCAATATCTGCCATGCCAGGCTGATCACGCAGAACGACTGATTCTTTTAGAAAATCTGCCAGCTCTTCTCCGGAAATCACCTCATTATGGTGATTGGTAGAACTATAGTTAACCATCTTATTAATCCAGTCCTGATCACTGGAAGGCTGGAACTTACTTGCCACGAAATGCTTATCATTTCCTTCATAGTCTACAGAAAACGTAGGGATTGCTCCTTTTCCTTGGGTTTTATAGTGCTCAGCAGCTATTGCTGTAATCGCACTTGAATCCAACCCACCGGATAAAAACGTCGATACCGGTACATCGGAAACTAGCTGCCGCTTTACCGCATCAACAAATAAATGCTTCACTTGTTCAGCAGTTTCTTCCACAGAATCTTCTTGCTGATGGCTTTTTACATTCCAATACCGCCACACTTTCAACCCATCTCGGGAAAAAGTCAGTGCATGCCCTGCACGCAGTTCCCGTATGCCTTTAAAAATACCATGACCCGGCGTCCGTGAAGGTCCTAGTCCGAAAATCTCAGCCAAACCGTCGCGTCCTACTACTGCCTGGATATCTGTATGCGCTAAAATGGCTTTTAACTCTGAACCAAAAATAAAACGGTCGGAACGCTCATGGAAAAATAACGGTTTGACGCCAAGCCGGTCCCTTGCCATAAACAGCTTTTCTTCTTTTGCATCCCAAACACCGAAGGCATAAATTCCGTTTAAATGATGAACACAATCTTCCTTCCATTCGATGTAGGACGCAAGGAGCACTTCCGTATCGGAGGAAGTCCGAAATGAATAGTCGCGCTTTCTCAGTTCTTTTCGCAAGTCTTCTGTATTATATAATTCACCATTATATACAAGTGTATAGGTATTTCCATCTTTTTCCCTGCTCATTGGTTGCTTACCACCTTCAATATCAACAACGGCAAGCCGTTTATGTCCAAATCCAGCATGCTGTTCTGTCCACACGTTGGAATCGTCCGGACCTCGGAGTGTCAGGGTCTCTGTCATATTCTCCAGCACCTGTAGCTGCGTTTTCACATTTTTCCGCCAATCAACAATTCCTGTAATTCCGCACAAAGTCTATTCATCCTCTCTTGATGCAATAAGCTTTACGTATCATCCTATGCCGGATGAAGGAGAATATTCCCAAGCGAGTCAATTTCAAAAATTAGATTGGATTTCTATTTTTGATATACTATTTGTATGGCTTCTAAGAAGGAAAGAAGATGGCGACGCCTCTGCAATAAGATCAGGGGCGGTTAACGAAGATGATATGTAATTTATATAACGACTGGATGGGCGGCAAATCATACAGGAAAGCCAGAAACAACAAAATATAGAGGGGATATTTCAATTAGCCCATTTAGACGAGAACACTACTATTTCCATTGCGCCATTATTAATTGCGGAAATGTTCACCAATGGGCCGTTCCTTATTTTTAATACCTTATAATTTTAAAGTGCGGTCAAGCATTAAAATACGTTCTCATATCGGGAGAGAACCGCACCGAAACGGGACACAGCTTCGCCAAATCGGGAGAAAGCATGTTAAAACAGGAGACACGCGCTCTAAGATGGGAGGCAACCATCTTCCGAAAATATTCAACTACCATCCTCTTTCAGCAGAAACCCCATCTTTCACAATCTTATTCGGATTAAACAGACCACTTGGGTCAAGCGCCCACTTAATCTTTTCCATCACATGAAATGCTTCACCATGTTCTTGCTCCTGGTATTTTTGTTTTCCTATTCCAACACCGTGTTCTCCGGTACATGTGCCTCCTCGGTTAAGCGCATATTCGACGATTTGTTCATTTAATTGATCTGCTTTTTGTACTTCTTCTGTGTTATCGAGATCGATCATTAAGAATATATGGTAGTTTCCGTCGCCCACATGGCCTACGATACCACCTTGGAGATTCAATGTTCTTATTGCTTCTCTTGCATGTTGAATAGCTCCTGCTAATTCAGATATGGGGAGGCAAACATCTGTTATCATTAATTTCCTTCCCGGATAGCCGTGTGTGTAAGCGTAGAGTACATGATGTCTTGCTTCCCAAAGTTTATTCTGTGCTGCAGTTTCTGTTTCAAATGCTACTTCCAGACAGCTGAAATCTCTGAGAATTTCTTCAGCAAACGAAACATCCTGCGCTAAGCCTGCTTCATTTCCGTGAAATTCTAAAAACAATGTTGGTACTTCTTTGTAGTTCGTTTCACTATATTGATTTGCTTGTGCCATGGAAGGCTCATCCAAAAGTTCCATTCTAGCAATTGGAACTCCGGCCTGTAATATGGCGGTGACAGCTTCTACTGCATCATCTACCGTGTTAAAAGAAGCTCTTGCAGCCATTTGATGCTCTGGTATGCCGTATACCTTTAACGTTAATTCTGTAAAACAGCCTAGTGTGCCTTCAGACCCTACAAAAACGCCACTTAAATGGTAACCTGAAGAGGACTTTTCCGCTAAATTTCCTGTATGTATCGTTTTTCCGTCTGCAAGGACAACTTCCAAATCTCGAACCTGATCACGCATGATGCCATAGCGAACAGACATCGTTCCACTGGCATTCGTTGCAGCCATCCCACCAAGTGTTGCGTCTGCACCTGGATCTACTGGGAAAAATAATCCGTATTTTTTCAGCTCTTTGTTTAACTGGGAACGGGTCACACCTGGCTGTACTTTTACAAGAAAATCCTTTTCCCGAATCTCCAGTATGTTGTTCATTAATGAAAAATCGATGGTTATGCCATGATCGTAGGGAATCACATGTCCTTCTAGGCTTGTTCCCAGGCCATAAGGCACAACTGGGATCTGATGTTTATCAGCCAACTTGACGATTTCGCTCACCTCGTCCGCGTTTTCAGGAAACACGACCACGTTTGGTGAACTTGGCGTATGATAGGATTCATCTGTGCTATGCTCCTCTAGAACAGTCTCATTTATAGTAACCTGATCATCCCGTAATAATTTCTCTAATTCAATTATTACATCTTTAACTTCTGTTTCCATGGAGATCTCCCCTATCTTTTATGAAATTTCTGATTTTATAATTAGTATATCGAACGAAATTCTAAAAGTCTACCAAAGTTAAAAGGCCTCCCAAAACACGGAAGACCTCACTAACGATATAAAAAGGGATAAACTTTTTACTCAGCTACACGCTCTTGACCAGTGGCATAATCCAGTGCCATTTCTACCGCAGTTCGCGCCTCGATATATCCCCATAAATCATCAAGCATTGGTTGAGCTGTTGCCTGAAGAATACTTTTCACATCATTGGGGCTAAGATTCGGATTGGCTTGGAGCATTTGTGCAATGACGCCTGCACATATGGGTGTGGCCATCGACGTACCGGATAATTGCAGGTAATCTTCATCGACGATTTGTTCTGGTAACTGCTGTTCCAGCGCAGATTCCGGTGCCAACAGGGAAATGATATCTGTTCCCGGTGCATAAATATCTGGCTTAATCAGTGAATCAATGGTTGGCCCACGGCTTGAATAATCCGCAATATGATCATCTGAACGCGTGTCCGTATTTTGGTCAACCGTAGATCCAACCGTAATGATAAACGGATTGATAGCAGGTGTACTGATAGTCTGTTGCGCCGGGCCACTGTTTCCGGCCGCGGCACAAACGACGATGCCATTATGCCAAGCTTCTTGTACAGCCTGTGCCAGCGGATCATCTCTATATGATTCATATGCCTGAGCTCCTAGAGATAGGGAGATAATCTGAATGTTATACTCCTCTTTGTTTTCCATACACCACGTAATTCCTTCAATAATGGCCGATAATCTTCCTGCACCATCTTGATCCAAAACCTTCACACCAATAACAGATGCTTCAGATGCCGGTGCGATATATAAACCATCTGACTTATTAGCATTTCCTGCTGCGTCACCCGCGCAATGCGTTCCGTGCCCATTATCATCATAGGGTTCTTCCTGATTATTAATAAAGTCTTTAAAAGCGATAATTCTGTTATCAGGTTCTGTTAAGTCTGCATGGGGATAGATGCCAGTGTCAATGACAGCAATCGTTACACCGTTTCCAGTAAAGTCATGTTGCTCTTGTACATCAACCGCCCCGATTTGTCTGCTAGCGATATCCAGAAAGCTTGTGACTTCACGGTCATAAAAAATGCGATCAACTGCTTCGTGATCTTTAATCTGTTTGATCATTTGAGGAGTCAGCTTTCCACCAACAGTTCCATGAAATCGTAAATCTTTGTCTAATTTGCTCCGATTGTCTGTTTGACAGGTATTCAGTAGATCGTCCCTTTTGGCTTTGTCCGAGTTTTGGGTTAAATACACAATTACCGGTATATCATCAGTGTTGCTGGTTGCGTAAGGGTCTTCTTTTCTTTTAACACGCAGTTGTTCCACCAACCCTGGATCTAGTTTGCGACCGGCCTCTTCATACCATACTCTTTTTCTGTTACTCATTTTTTGCCTCCTCAGGATTTTAATTTTAAAATCTACTATCTGTGGCAACAGGACACTTGAACAGGTGCGATTATCCCCTCAAATACCGCTATGATTTAAACTATGTTTTTCCTGTTTGAAGAGAGTGAGTATACTATCTAATTTGATGCAATAGGGGCTCGTCCTTTAATGAAAGCTTAGCATGATAATAGATTGTGGACAATCCATCAAAATAACTAACTTTTATGAAAATAGTAATGCAAAAGTCTGAAATAGAATTGCGGGATAACTTACTTATTGTTTAGCATTTTCTTTTCGAAGGTATAATTTTACATTATTATCACATACTTAGATGAATAGTTAGGATAGACGTGAGAGGTGAAAATGCAATGATTGATTCTCTGTTATTAAAGGTCATACTTGTCGTTGTACTGGGTGTCGCAGCACAGTGGATAGCGTGGAGGTTTCGTCTCCCGGCAATTGTAATTATGTCAATCGCAGGTTTGCTGGTTGGTCCGTTTATCGGATTGATTAACCCTTCAGAAGACTTTGGGGTTCTGTATGACCCTATTGTGTCAATCGCAGTAGCTATTATTCTTTTTGAAGGAAGTCTTAAACTTCAATTTAAGGATATTCGCGGGTTAGGCCATTCGATAACTCGTATTGTGACGATTGGCGCGTTACTTAGTTGGGTACTTGGTGTCATGGCCGCTTATTTTATCGCTGGATTGTCATGGCCTGTAGCTTTTGTACTTAGTGCGTTATTTATTGTGACTGGGCCTACTGTCATTATTCCCTTATTGAAGCAAACCAAATTAAAGCCTAGACCTGCAAAAATACTTAAATGGGAAGGAATTATCATCGATCCAGTTGGTGCGCTATTAGCTGTCTTTGCTTACCAGATCGTCGTGTTTATTTTTGGGAATAATTCGGACATACAATCACTATTATTCTTTTTTGGAGCCTCTTTATTTACAGGGTTGTTGGGATATGTATTTGGTAAAGGTATGGGTCGGTTAATAAAGAAAGGATATATTCCGGAAAGTTTAAAATCACCGATATTACTTTCAGCCGTTGTTGCCGTATTTACTGTCTCAGATTTGATTATGCATGAGACAGGGTTATTGGCAGTGACAGCAATGGGTGTAACGATGGCAAATACGAAAGTCCCTGGAATACAGGACATGCGTGATTTTAAAGAGAATATTTCAACACTCTTAATCTCATCGATATTTATTATGTTAACGGCATCCCTGGACCGAGAAACATTAGTACAAATGTTAGATATTGAAATCCTTGGATATGTGGCAGTTATTTTATTTATTATACGACCACTTTCCATTTTTATATCAACCATTAATACAGATTTGAGTATAAAAGAGAAAGTCTTAATTGGCTGGATTGCTCCTAGAGGTATTGTGGCACTAACCGTAGCTAATTATTTTGCCGCTTTATTGATGGACCATGGATTTGCGGGAGCGGAATTGGTTGGATCTGTGACGTTTGCGCTCGTATTTATTACTGTATGTGCACATGGGTTTTCCCTAAATTGGGTTGCCGGGAAATTGGGTCTGACGAGGGAAGGAAGACCTGGTGTGCTCATGGTTGGAGGTAATCCATTTACAGCAGCTTTAGGGAAAACATTTAAAGGGATGGATATACCTGTCGTCATCGCAGATACTTCCGAGCAAGGTCGGATTTATGCAGAAGAAAATGAAATTCCTTTTGAGCGGACAGAGGTTTTATCAAGTGATACTAAAATTGATACATCAACGTATGACTACTTGATTGCTGCTACACGGACCGAACCATACAACGCGCTAGTAAGCTCCAGGTATACAGACGACTTCGGGCGAAATAGTGTATATAAATTAAATACAAAAGACCAGATAGAGGCAGACCTTTCTTCTCCGGTTTGGACAGTGAGTGGAGAAGTGTTATTCTCAAGAAATACCGCAATTGAGGATCTAATCGCTAAAATAGAAGAAGGGTACGAATTCAGCAAAACAGAAATCACAGAAAGATATAGTTATGAAGAGTTGAAAAAAGAGATAGGCGAAAATACAACCCTGTTATTTAACTCAATACAATCAGGGGGCGTGGCGTTTTTTACAGAAGACAATCATATACATGCGAAGGAAGGGGATACGATTGTCAGTTTAGCCCCACCTGAAACGTAAATTGGATTTCTTCAGGCAGATGGATGTCTTATCCATCTGCCTGAAGTTTACTATGAAGGTATTCGAGTCATGCATAATGCCCGCCAATCTTCTTACTTCGATCCAGCGTAATCCCGGCATCGGTATAGCTTGTCGCACGCAATATAGCGGTTGAGCCGTATTTATCCCGAATGGCATCCATCACATAGCCGATGTCATTTTTCTTGGGGCGGTCTTCAAACAAGTCCAATTGTGTTTCCCCTTTTTCAAACAGGTTATCCATGGTGACATAGACATGTCTGATTTTACTTTCTCCATCGTAAAATTGATGGAACAGCTGCATGCACACCTCGTAGATATCCATCGTTACATTGGTGGGGATTGCGATGGACCTTGAGCGGGAGAAACCGCCGCTTGTTTCCTTGGCGTAAGAGATACCAAGATGAATGGTCTTTCCTACTTTATTTGCTGTTCGGGCTCTGCGGCAGACTTCTTCACAAAGATCAAGGATACAGACAGTAACCTCCTCTTTGGAGTAGTCCCGAAGCAAAGATATGCCGTGTCCAAAGCCTTTCTGTTCGTTCTTTGTAAAATCACCGAATACAGGACTTAAATCAATCCCCCAGGCGTGCCAATACAACTGCTCACCCATGACCCCGAATCGCTTTTTCAAGTGTTCCAGGTTAAATCTGGCGAGTTGTCCAAGTGTGACGATTCCCATTCGATTTAGGTTACGTTTCATCCTGCTGCCGATGCCCCAGATATCTTCAATGGGGGAGGGCCAAAGTTTTTCTTCTACATCCTCGTATTTACACTCGGCAATGCCCGCTTTTTTTGCATGCAAATCCATGACCACTTTGGCGAGGAATTTATTATCACCAATACCAATAGAAGAAGTAATCCCGAAATTTTCCATGATATCCTGCTTGATTTTTCCAGCAACTTCCCAGCGATCTCCGAAAAGTTTTTGCAGGCCGTTTACTGTCACCCAGACTTCGTCCACGGAATATGGATGAATAGCTTCTTTCGGTACATAGTTATTGATTAGCTTCGTGATTTCCACTGACACGTGAAGGTAATCAGCCATGTGGGCGGGAACAATATGAATACCTGGGTCATCCGGCAGCTCAAAGAATCGGCTCACATTACTAATGCCATGTTTTCTTTTTAATTCCGGAGAAGCTGCCAGGACAATACTCCCAGACCGATTTGGATCACCAACGACTGCCAGCAACGTTTTCATGGGATCAAGTCCTAATTTAACAGCTTCGACACTTGCATAGAAAGAACGCATATCAATGCAAAGCACATCATTACGAGGATACGGGGAATAGTCCATTGTACTCACCACCTTAAGGAACGTTTGTTCTTATTGTATGCCAAAGGAAGGAA is part of the Virgibacillus sp. NKC19-16 genome and harbors:
- a CDS encoding DNA polymerase IV yields the protein MDYSPYPRNDVLCIDMRSFYASVEAVKLGLDPMKTLLAVVGDPNRSGSIVLAASPELKRKHGISNVSRFFELPDDPGIHIVPAHMADYLHVSVEITKLINNYVPKEAIHPYSVDEVWVTVNGLQKLFGDRWEVAGKIKQDIMENFGITSSIGIGDNKFLAKVVMDLHAKKAGIAECKYEDVEEKLWPSPIEDIWGIGSRMKRNLNRMGIVTLGQLARFNLEHLKKRFGVMGEQLYWHAWGIDLSPVFGDFTKNEQKGFGHGISLLRDYSKEEVTVCILDLCEEVCRRARTANKVGKTIHLGISYAKETSGGFSRSRSIAIPTNVTMDIYEVCMQLFHQFYDGESKIRHVYVTMDNLFEKGETQLDLFEDRPKKNDIGYVMDAIRDKYGSTAILRATSYTDAGITLDRSKKIGGHYA